In Microvirga sp. 17 mud 1-3, the genomic window GCCCTGCCCTACATGGCCTCCGCCTTTGGCATCTTCCTGCTGCGCCAGACCTTCAAAAGTGTGCCGAATGAGCTGGTTGAGGCAGCACGGGTGGAAGGCGCCTCATCTTTTGGCGTCCTCTGGCGGGTTTTTGTCCCTCTCGGCAAGACCACCTATATTGCCTTCGGGCTCGTTTCCGTCAGTTATCATTGGAACAATTTCCTCTGGCCTCTCATCGTCACAAACTCCGTGGAGAGCCGCCCTCTTACGGTCGGCCTTGCGGTGTTTGGGGCTCCAGAGACAGGCGTCGACTGGTCAGTCATCACCGCGGCGACCGTGATGACCATGGCACCGCTGCTTCTGGCTTTTCTTCTATTCCAGAGGCAGTTCGTTCAGTCCTTCATGCGAGCCGGTATTCGCTGACCGAGGCAGTAAATGCGCTCCAAGAGGAGTGCCGTGGGGAAAGGCTTGTCGGCCAATGGTCCGATCCGCCGACTTGGTACAACGATAATCGTTCGGAGCGGCCCTTCGCCAGAGCATTGGTCGATACCAATGACAGGCTATCATGAGCTGAATCGGCTACATCCTCGTTGTCGACGGTGGCAGCGCATCAACCAAACTCTTCTCTGAAACCCGAATGCAGTTTCGTCCGGCAGCCTTTGCGCGATAGAGCGCAGAATCCGCAGCCTCAAGGAGAATATCTCGGCTGCTGCCCTGCACAGGCCAAGCTCCCGCTGCGCCGATGCTCACCGTCGCCGTACGGAAGAAGCTTGGTTCATGCTCTATCCCCAGATTCATAACGCCCGTTCGGATCGTCTCTGCCAGAGCATAGGCTGCGGACAGATCCGTTTCGGGAAGGACAATGATGAACTCTTCGCCGCCATAGCGGGCTGCAAAATCTCGAGGGCGACGAAGAGCTGCATCGATCGTTATGGCGACGGTGCAGAGCACACCGTCCCCCTTCATGTGCCCATAATAATCGTTATAGCTTTTGAAGAAATCCACATCGACGAAAAGTAGCGAGAGAGGAGATCCCGAGCGGATCGCCTGTCGCCATTCGCGCTCATAGAATTCATCAAAAGCCCGTCGATTTGGAAGACCGGTCAGGCCATCCGATCGGGCAAGTCGCTCCAGCTCCATTTCGGCTTTCGTTCGCCGACCCAATTCCCGCCAGAACAACACGATCAACCTTGCCAGAGCCAAGCAGAGAACACCCGCAATTGCCGCCAGAACAAGAGCCCTTCGCCACCAAGACGCCAGGATATCTTGAACGGATTGAGATACGGTCAGGACAAGAGGAAACTCACCGATCCTATCATACGTATATTGGCGGCGGACCTGATCGATCGCCGCGACTCCCTCGAAGCTGCCGGAACCGTCTTGAAGAAAGCGACGGAAATTCGCCGAGTCACCAAAGCGACGGCCGATCTCGCGCTCGCTATAGGGATGTCGCATGAGCAAAGTACCGTCACTTAGAAACAGGGATATCGATCCCCTTGGGCCGACGTCCAGCCCTTTCAGCATGCTTTGGACGTCGTCCAATCCGACTTCGGCCGCGACAACACCGATGAATTTTCCATCCGGATGTGAGAGGCGTCGGCTGAAGGCGAGGCTGAGTTTCCCTGTCCTGATCTTGCTCGTATAGGGATGACTGACGTAAAGCCCAATGAAGGATTGCTCCTTGTGGGCCCTGAAGAATTCATCGTTTGCGAAATTGAGATTTCTCGGCGCAAGCACTGATCCTCCATCGGCGATGAGATTTCCGGCTTCGTCGAGGAGCAGAATGGAGCCGGTAAAACTAGCCGAAACAGCCCGGTCGAACAAAATTCTATGTTGGATCTCGGGGGGCAATCTCGAGAAGCCGCGGTATCCGAAGCCCTCGACAACTCCCTTTAACGCAAGATCAATTGCGCTCACGTTGCCTCCGATGTCCCGGGTCAAGGTCATCAGCAGGTTCCGCGAAGTCTGCTCGGCTTCTCGCCAAACCTCTTGACGCTCGCTCCAGAGCCCGTGAACCGACAAAGCCAGAATGCCGATGGCAATTGCTCCGGCTATGAAGTTCAAGCGGAGTTGCCCCAGAGAATGCCTTCCTGGACGCTTCAGACGTGTGATATCCTTAAGCCATTCACGGGACATGGTTAGAGGCGAAATCTGAGAAGAGCCGCGGCACCGCCGTACCAGGAAGTGGCCGGGAAAAGAGGTAGCCCTGGCCGTTGTCGCACCCCAACTCGCGAAGCCGTTGAGCCTGACCGATCGTTTCAACGCCTTCAGCCGTAATTTCGATTCCTAGGCTTTTTCCGAGATCGATGATCGCCCTAACAATCGCTTCGTCGTCGGCATCCTGCTCAAGGTCCGTGACGAAGCTTCGATCGATCTTGACGTGCCCGACGGGAAATTGCTTGAGATGAGTCAGAGAGGCATAGCCTGTCCCGAAATCATCGAGCGCAACCAGAATTCCGTGCTCATGAAACTGACGGAGAACTGAGCTAATCGCTTCGGTGCCTCGTCCTAAAAGCACCGTTTCCGTAACCTCGACTTCGAAGCGATCCGGTGGAACTCGCCACCGATCGAGAACGCCAATGATCTCTTCGGCGAGTCCAGGCCGATTGAACTCAGCCGATGAAAGATTGATTGCGAGCCGCCCGAAATCCAAGCGGCTATCGAGCCAATGTCGCATATCCGTGGCTACAGCCAAGAGAATAGCCTTGCCCATTGCAGATGCTAGGTCATGATCCTCGAAAACGGAGCCGAAATGCGATGGCGTCAGGACACCCCTTGTAGGATGAATCCATCGTGCCAAGGTCTCCAGTCCAACGATTCTTCCGGTTTTGAAAGAAACCTTCGGCTGGTAAAACGGGACGAACTGCCCGCTGGAAAGCGCAGCACGAACCTCGTCCCCCAAAGAGAGACGGCTCTCAACGTCGACGCGCAACTTGCTCGAATAGACCGCCACGCGGTTTCGCCCTTGCGCTTTTGCCTGGTAGAGAGCGATGTCGGCATCCTTCAACAAATCCTGCGGTGTAACATCGTGCTCCGGGAACATCGCGACTCCGATGCTAGCTTTGCTGATGAACGCGCGGCCTCCATAGACGAAAGGCTGTCGGAGCGCATCGATAATCCTTTGGGCAAGATCGTAGGCGTAGTCCAGCGTGACGGGGTGCGTGACGATGACCGCGAACTCATCCCCTCCAAACCGAGCAACAATATCCCTTTCCCGCGCAAGGCTCCTCAGGCGAGCTGCCGTCGTTTTCAGCAGGGCATCGCCGGCATCATGGCCCATGGCGTCATTGACGTCTTTGAAATGATCAAGATCGATGAGCAATATGCTGACCGAGGAACCATCTTGCATGGCATCGGCAAGGGCCTGCTTGAGCCGATGCTGGAACAGCGCCCGATTTGGCAAACCCGTTAGCACATCGTGGTTGGCAACCCGCCAAACCTCCTCCTCGGCTGCCTTCCGGTCCGTAATGTCGAAAGTGATACCGACAATGCAGTTCGGACCCGCCTGCTCAGCGCGGATTCCAAGCCACATCATCTCTCCATCAGGAGGTTGGTAGCGAAACTCCATTGTGTCGAAGGCAGCGCGATCCGTCTGCATAACGAATGCTTCCACGCCCGCTCGGTCATCCGGATGGACCCGATCGAGGAAGTCGGATGATGGACCCGAGCCGATGCCGAGGAACTCCAACGATGTGCCCGAGCGTGTGACACATCCGGTCGAAAGATCCAATTCCCACGCAACCATACGCCCGGTTCGCAATGCCAACTTCAAACGGTCGACAGTGGCGCGTAGCGCTCTTTCCGAGTTTTTCTGATGGGTGATATCCTGAATCGTTCCAATTCTTCTAACCGGGAGGCCTCTGCTGTCGAGGAGGGTCCGACCGCTTACCGTAACCCAGCGCTCATCACCATTGTCGGCCCTCACGATTCTGCACTCACCGCTGTAGTTCACGGCGCCTGAAGTGGAATCCGGGAGCATTTTCCGCTTCATATCGGCGCGATCATCAGGATGTACATGCTCCAGGAATGTCGTCCCCGAGACGGGTGCATGTAACGGAATACCCACAATGTTCCGCGCCTCGAGCGTCCATTGGTGCTTTTCTGTTTTAAGATCCGTGTCCCATATGCCGAGAGGCGTCGTTTCGGCAGCGAGCCGCAATCGCTCCTCGCTGGCGCGCATCG contains:
- a CDS encoding sensor domain-containing diguanylate cyclase gives rise to the protein MNFIAGAIAIGILALSVHGLWSERQEVWREAEQTSRNLLMTLTRDIGGNVSAIDLALKGVVEGFGYRGFSRLPPEIQHRILFDRAVSASFTGSILLLDEAGNLIADGGSVLAPRNLNFANDEFFRAHKEQSFIGLYVSHPYTSKIRTGKLSLAFSRRLSHPDGKFIGVVAAEVGLDDVQSMLKGLDVGPRGSISLFLSDGTLLMRHPYSEREIGRRFGDSANFRRFLQDGSGSFEGVAAIDQVRRQYTYDRIGEFPLVLTVSQSVQDILASWWRRALVLAAIAGVLCLALARLIVLFWRELGRRTKAEMELERLARSDGLTGLPNRRAFDEFYEREWRQAIRSGSPLSLLFVDVDFFKSYNDYYGHMKGDGVLCTVAITIDAALRRPRDFAARYGGEEFIIVLPETDLSAAYALAETIRTGVMNLGIEHEPSFFRTATVSIGAAGAWPVQGSSRDILLEAADSALYRAKAAGRNCIRVSEKSLVDALPPSTTRM
- a CDS encoding EAL domain-containing protein — translated: MLARNVMKDRESSEKPISWREGERLAALRSYDILDSEQEAALDGLTRIAANVCNAPIALISLIDEKRQWFKSEIGLGIRETLRELSICIHALHRSGLLIIPDTLEDPRVADNPFVRGDPHIRFYAGARLETKDGCPLGTICVLDRAPRPEGLTEEQSDTLLTLARAVMSHLELRRLNNVLAKSEVRSRTLIDAIPQMVWASDADGSNDYYNRRWYDFTGTALAEANGERWLALLHPDDRSHVQRQWGIAVATGEDYAVEYRLRHRSGDCRWILGRAEPLRDENGNIERWFGTCTDIHELKKAESALAHNERRHRALLEASAMVFWIAAPDGRILEGWGWSELSGQSTTEYIDQGWIDAVHPEDRDRVLARWKTSLTSGVSYDAEFRVWRTDGSYRWVAARAVPLKDPQGSVMEWVGTIADIHDRKHAEETMRASEERLRLAAETTPLGIWDTDLKTEKHQWTLEARNIVGIPLHAPVSGTTFLEHVHPDDRADMKRKMLPDSTSGAVNYSGECRIVRADNGDERWVTVSGRTLLDSRGLPVRRIGTIQDITHQKNSERALRATVDRLKLALRTGRMVAWELDLSTGCVTRSGTSLEFLGIGSGPSSDFLDRVHPDDRAGVEAFVMQTDRAAFDTMEFRYQPPDGEMMWLGIRAEQAGPNCIVGITFDITDRKAAEEEVWRVANHDVLTGLPNRALFQHRLKQALADAMQDGSSVSILLIDLDHFKDVNDAMGHDAGDALLKTTAARLRSLARERDIVARFGGDEFAVIVTHPVTLDYAYDLAQRIIDALRQPFVYGGRAFISKASIGVAMFPEHDVTPQDLLKDADIALYQAKAQGRNRVAVYSSKLRVDVESRLSLGDEVRAALSSGQFVPFYQPKVSFKTGRIVGLETLARWIHPTRGVLTPSHFGSVFEDHDLASAMGKAILLAVATDMRHWLDSRLDFGRLAINLSSAEFNRPGLAEEIIGVLDRWRVPPDRFEVEVTETVLLGRGTEAISSVLRQFHEHGILVALDDFGTGYASLTHLKQFPVGHVKIDRSFVTDLEQDADDEAIVRAIIDLGKSLGIEITAEGVETIGQAQRLRELGCDNGQGYLFSRPLPGTAVPRLFSDFASNHVP